The following coding sequences are from one Augochlora pura isolate Apur16 chromosome 6, APUR_v2.2.1, whole genome shotgun sequence window:
- the LOC144471767 gene encoding uncharacterized protein LOC144471767 isoform X3 — translation MLQPFANVHFNDERSMVTTLRTDYRANRDPITTADKTKSPNPFRSTKKSIGSDCSYLFQRRSMPSRPNLTEASPRGVKSTTNFKPSKNERVLDKNKNSIIKDAVLKLNDTGTTCLSDSLTSALFKNICKCRAAWKNKRVFGQWSVARDFKTLNISQENRQAKDDTSIQDNFQASSFERARSNTMPSLKSEPGPSRASTTAQPESTSSTTGQPSSSNTCSVQARMSPPSCDVTIDELASYFEEFVHIPKKMSHMAEMMYI, via the exons ATGCTACAACCGTTTGCCAACGTGCATTTCAACGACGAACGTTCCATGGTGACGACGCTGCGAACCGACTACAGGGCTAACCGTGATCC TATAACGACTGCTGACAAAACAAAATCACCGAACCCGTTTAGAAGTACAAAAAAAAGCATTGGATCTGATTGTAGTTACTTGTTTCAAAGGAGATCGATGCCCAGTAGGCCAAATTTAACCGAAGCCAGCCCTAGAGGCGTGAAAAGCACAACGAATTTCAAACCATCAAAGAATGAAAGAGTTCTCGATAAGAATAAGAATTCGATAATCAAAGACGCTGTATTAAAGTTAAACGATACTGGCACTACTTGTCTTAGTGATAGTCTAACGAGTGCGTTGTTTAAGAATATTTGTAAGTGTCGTGCCGCTTGGAAGAATAAGAGGGTCTTCGGCCAATGGTCTGTGGCGAGGGATTTTAAAACGCTGAACATCAGTCAGGAGAACAGGCAGGCTAAGGATGATACGAGTATCCAAGATAATTTCCAAGCGAGTAGTTTCGAACGGGCGCGTAGTAATACGATGCCCAGTTTGAAAAGTGAGCCTGGTCCTAGCAGAGCTAGTACTACCGCCCAGCCAGAGTCTACCAGCAGTACTACCGGACAACCTTCGAGTTCAAACACATGTTCTGTTCAAGCAAGAATGTCCCCACCTTCGTGTGATGTCACCATCGATGAACTTGCCAGTTACTTCGAAGAGTTTGTTCATATCCCAAAGAAAATGTCGCACATGGCAGAAatgatgtatatttaa
- the Src64b gene encoding tyrosine-protein kinase Src64B isoform X1, producing the protein MGKCCSKRQESQPLGYKKADTGISSKHSNGGSLDRYTADPNQRGVQARADIIRQRPTPCKLQIPHQPRKTSSPVVMPASHSQRANKIVVALYNYTARESTDVSFVKGDRMEVLDDSEPDWWKVLHLTTLQEGLIPWNFVAVERSVESEDWFFENVSRKEAGKLLLVDENPRGTFLVRPSEHNPRGYSLSVKDWEEGRGHHVKHYKIKPLDNGGFFIATNQTFPTLPALVMAYSKNALGLCHVLSKPCPKPQPDMWDLGPELRDKWEINRNEIQLIRKLGHGNFGEVYYGKWRNKIEVAVKTLRPGTMSTEAFLQEAAIMKQFRHRHLVALYAICSKEEPIYIVQEYMCNGSLLDFLRTGDGKYMQFEDLIYIAAQVASGMEHLESKQLIHRDLAARNVLIGEKNKAKICDFGLARAIEDDEYCPKQGSRFPVRWTAPEAIVYGRFSIKSDVWSYGILLMELFTYGQVPYPGMQGREVIEQINKGYRMPKPLNHPLPDSIYRLMLQCWDASPEKRPTFEFLNHYFESFNVTSEIPYLEPPMD; encoded by the exons ATGGGCAAGTGTTGCAGCAAGCGGCAAGAGTCACAGCCCCTCG GTTACAAGAAGGCGGACACGGGGATAAGCTCGAAACACAGCAATGGAGGCTCCTTGGACCGGTACACTGCCGACCCTAATCAGAGGGGTGTACAGGCGAGAGCGGATATCATCCGGCAGAGGCCGACACCTTGTAAGCTACAGATTCCGCATCAACCCCGTAAAACAAGCTCGCCTGTCGTTATGCCTGCAT CGCATTCGCAGAGGGCAAACAAGATCGTGGTGGCTCTGTACAATTACACCGCGCGCGAGAGCACCGACGTCAGCTTCGTGAAGGGCGACCGTATGGAAGTGTTGGACGACTCGGAGCCCGACTGGTGGAAAGTTTTGCACTTGACAACTTTACAAGAGGGCCTGATTCCGTGGAACTTCGTCGCCGTCGAGCGTTCGGTGGAGAGCGAAGA CTGGTTCTTCGAGAATGTCTCGCGGAAGGAAGCTGGCAAGCTGCTGCTGGTCGACGAAAATCCGCGGGGAACCTTCCTGGTCAGACCCAGCGAGCACAATCCCAGAGGCTACAGTCTCTCCGTGAAGGACTGGGAGGAGGGAAGGGGCCATCACGTGAAAcactataaaattaaaccCCTGGACAATGGAGGCTTCTTTATCGCCACCAACCAGACATTCCCCACGTTGCCGGCCCTCGTTATGGCGTACAGCA AAAACGCGTTGGGTCTTTGCCATGTGCTCTCGAAGCCGTGTCCGAAGCCGCAACCGGACATGTGGGATCTCGGCCCGGAGCTGCGCGACAAGTGGGAGATCAACAGGAACGAGATCCAGCTGATCCGCAAACTGGGCCACGGCAACTTCGGCGAGGTCTACTACGGCAAGTGGAGGAACAAGATCGAAGTAGCTGTGAAAACGTTGCGACCCGGGACCATGTCTACGGAAGCATTCCTCCAGGAGGCGGCGATCATGAAGCAATTCCGGCATAGACACCTAGTGGCTTTGTACGCAATCTGCTCGAAGGAAGAACCGATCTACATCGTGCAGGAGTACATGTGCAACGGCAGCCTGCTCGACTTCCTGAGGACGGGCGACGGCAAGTACATGCAATTCGAGGACCTGATCTACATAGCGGCGCAGGTGGCTTCCGGCATGGAGCATCTGGAGAGCAAGCAGTTGATACACAGAGACCTGGCAGCGAGGAACGTGCTGATAGGGGAGAAAAACAAGGCTAAGATCTGCGACTTTGGTCTAGCCAGGGCGATCGAGGACGACGAGTACTGTCCAAAGCAAGGTAGCAGATTCCCTGTCAGGTGGACAGCTCCGGAGGCAATCGTCTACGGCAGATTCAGCATCAAGAGCGACGTCTGGTCTTACGGCATACTTCTGATGGAGCTGTTCACTTATGGCCAAGTTCCTTATCCTG GTATGCAAGGTCGCGAGGTAATAGAGCAGATAAACAAGGGCTACCGAATGCCGAAACCATTGAATCACCCGCTGCCGGACAGCATTTATCGATTGATGTTGCAATGCTGGGACGCCAGCCCCGAGAAGCGGCCCACGTTCGAGTTCCTGAATCACTATTTCGAGTCATTTAACGTCACTAGCGAAATACCGTATCTCGAGCCGCCAATGGACTGA
- the LOC144471767 gene encoding uncharacterized protein LOC144471767 isoform X2, with product MNHRRIIPNDSLTTIPLTLNKYVSRLVLAVISEHITTADKTKSPNPFRSTKKSIGSDCSYLFQRRSMPSRPNLTEASPRGVKSTTNFKPSKNERVLDKNKNSIIKDAVLKLNDTGTTCLSDSLTSALFKNICKCRAAWKNKRVFGQWSVARDFKTLNISQENRQAKDDTSIQDNFQASSFERARSNTMPSLKSEPGPSRASTTAQPESTSSTTGQPSSSNTCSVQARMSPPSCDVTIDELASYFEEFVHIPKKMSHMAEMMYI from the exons ATGAATCATCGTCGCATAATACCGAACGATTCTCTTACCACGATTCCGTTGACGCtgaataaatatgtttccCGTTTAGTATTAGCCGTGATATCTGAACA TATAACGACTGCTGACAAAACAAAATCACCGAACCCGTTTAGAAGTACAAAAAAAAGCATTGGATCTGATTGTAGTTACTTGTTTCAAAGGAGATCGATGCCCAGTAGGCCAAATTTAACCGAAGCCAGCCCTAGAGGCGTGAAAAGCACAACGAATTTCAAACCATCAAAGAATGAAAGAGTTCTCGATAAGAATAAGAATTCGATAATCAAAGACGCTGTATTAAAGTTAAACGATACTGGCACTACTTGTCTTAGTGATAGTCTAACGAGTGCGTTGTTTAAGAATATTTGTAAGTGTCGTGCCGCTTGGAAGAATAAGAGGGTCTTCGGCCAATGGTCTGTGGCGAGGGATTTTAAAACGCTGAACATCAGTCAGGAGAACAGGCAGGCTAAGGATGATACGAGTATCCAAGATAATTTCCAAGCGAGTAGTTTCGAACGGGCGCGTAGTAATACGATGCCCAGTTTGAAAAGTGAGCCTGGTCCTAGCAGAGCTAGTACTACCGCCCAGCCAGAGTCTACCAGCAGTACTACCGGACAACCTTCGAGTTCAAACACATGTTCTGTTCAAGCAAGAATGTCCCCACCTTCGTGTGATGTCACCATCGATGAACTTGCCAGTTACTTCGAAGAGTTTGTTCATATCCCAAAGAAAATGTCGCACATGGCAGAAatgatgtatatttaa
- the Src64b gene encoding tyrosine-protein kinase Src64B isoform X2, with protein sequence MGKCCSKRQESQPLGYKKADTGISSKHSNGGSLDRYTADPNQRGVQARADIIRQRPTPSHSQRANKIVVALYNYTARESTDVSFVKGDRMEVLDDSEPDWWKVLHLTTLQEGLIPWNFVAVERSVESEDWFFENVSRKEAGKLLLVDENPRGTFLVRPSEHNPRGYSLSVKDWEEGRGHHVKHYKIKPLDNGGFFIATNQTFPTLPALVMAYSKNALGLCHVLSKPCPKPQPDMWDLGPELRDKWEINRNEIQLIRKLGHGNFGEVYYGKWRNKIEVAVKTLRPGTMSTEAFLQEAAIMKQFRHRHLVALYAICSKEEPIYIVQEYMCNGSLLDFLRTGDGKYMQFEDLIYIAAQVASGMEHLESKQLIHRDLAARNVLIGEKNKAKICDFGLARAIEDDEYCPKQGSRFPVRWTAPEAIVYGRFSIKSDVWSYGILLMELFTYGQVPYPGMQGREVIEQINKGYRMPKPLNHPLPDSIYRLMLQCWDASPEKRPTFEFLNHYFESFNVTSEIPYLEPPMD encoded by the exons ATGGGCAAGTGTTGCAGCAAGCGGCAAGAGTCACAGCCCCTCG GTTACAAGAAGGCGGACACGGGGATAAGCTCGAAACACAGCAATGGAGGCTCCTTGGACCGGTACACTGCCGACCCTAATCAGAGGGGTGTACAGGCGAGAGCGGATATCATCCGGCAGAGGCCGACACCTT CGCATTCGCAGAGGGCAAACAAGATCGTGGTGGCTCTGTACAATTACACCGCGCGCGAGAGCACCGACGTCAGCTTCGTGAAGGGCGACCGTATGGAAGTGTTGGACGACTCGGAGCCCGACTGGTGGAAAGTTTTGCACTTGACAACTTTACAAGAGGGCCTGATTCCGTGGAACTTCGTCGCCGTCGAGCGTTCGGTGGAGAGCGAAGA CTGGTTCTTCGAGAATGTCTCGCGGAAGGAAGCTGGCAAGCTGCTGCTGGTCGACGAAAATCCGCGGGGAACCTTCCTGGTCAGACCCAGCGAGCACAATCCCAGAGGCTACAGTCTCTCCGTGAAGGACTGGGAGGAGGGAAGGGGCCATCACGTGAAAcactataaaattaaaccCCTGGACAATGGAGGCTTCTTTATCGCCACCAACCAGACATTCCCCACGTTGCCGGCCCTCGTTATGGCGTACAGCA AAAACGCGTTGGGTCTTTGCCATGTGCTCTCGAAGCCGTGTCCGAAGCCGCAACCGGACATGTGGGATCTCGGCCCGGAGCTGCGCGACAAGTGGGAGATCAACAGGAACGAGATCCAGCTGATCCGCAAACTGGGCCACGGCAACTTCGGCGAGGTCTACTACGGCAAGTGGAGGAACAAGATCGAAGTAGCTGTGAAAACGTTGCGACCCGGGACCATGTCTACGGAAGCATTCCTCCAGGAGGCGGCGATCATGAAGCAATTCCGGCATAGACACCTAGTGGCTTTGTACGCAATCTGCTCGAAGGAAGAACCGATCTACATCGTGCAGGAGTACATGTGCAACGGCAGCCTGCTCGACTTCCTGAGGACGGGCGACGGCAAGTACATGCAATTCGAGGACCTGATCTACATAGCGGCGCAGGTGGCTTCCGGCATGGAGCATCTGGAGAGCAAGCAGTTGATACACAGAGACCTGGCAGCGAGGAACGTGCTGATAGGGGAGAAAAACAAGGCTAAGATCTGCGACTTTGGTCTAGCCAGGGCGATCGAGGACGACGAGTACTGTCCAAAGCAAGGTAGCAGATTCCCTGTCAGGTGGACAGCTCCGGAGGCAATCGTCTACGGCAGATTCAGCATCAAGAGCGACGTCTGGTCTTACGGCATACTTCTGATGGAGCTGTTCACTTATGGCCAAGTTCCTTATCCTG GTATGCAAGGTCGCGAGGTAATAGAGCAGATAAACAAGGGCTACCGAATGCCGAAACCATTGAATCACCCGCTGCCGGACAGCATTTATCGATTGATGTTGCAATGCTGGGACGCCAGCCCCGAGAAGCGGCCCACGTTCGAGTTCCTGAATCACTATTTCGAGTCATTTAACGTCACTAGCGAAATACCGTATCTCGAGCCGCCAATGGACTGA
- the LOC144471767 gene encoding uncharacterized protein LOC144471767 isoform X1: MFPRVLSTETCKTESMADEVLPASLEKLEIDRLSTSCPHITTADKTKSPNPFRSTKKSIGSDCSYLFQRRSMPSRPNLTEASPRGVKSTTNFKPSKNERVLDKNKNSIIKDAVLKLNDTGTTCLSDSLTSALFKNICKCRAAWKNKRVFGQWSVARDFKTLNISQENRQAKDDTSIQDNFQASSFERARSNTMPSLKSEPGPSRASTTAQPESTSSTTGQPSSSNTCSVQARMSPPSCDVTIDELASYFEEFVHIPKKMSHMAEMMYI, translated from the exons ATGTTCCCGCGAGTATTGAGCACAGAAACGTGTAAAACAGAGAGCATGGCTGACGAGGTGCTGCCGGCGAGTTTGGAGAAGCTCGAAATTGATCGACTCTCGACGAGCTGTCCCCA TATAACGACTGCTGACAAAACAAAATCACCGAACCCGTTTAGAAGTACAAAAAAAAGCATTGGATCTGATTGTAGTTACTTGTTTCAAAGGAGATCGATGCCCAGTAGGCCAAATTTAACCGAAGCCAGCCCTAGAGGCGTGAAAAGCACAACGAATTTCAAACCATCAAAGAATGAAAGAGTTCTCGATAAGAATAAGAATTCGATAATCAAAGACGCTGTATTAAAGTTAAACGATACTGGCACTACTTGTCTTAGTGATAGTCTAACGAGTGCGTTGTTTAAGAATATTTGTAAGTGTCGTGCCGCTTGGAAGAATAAGAGGGTCTTCGGCCAATGGTCTGTGGCGAGGGATTTTAAAACGCTGAACATCAGTCAGGAGAACAGGCAGGCTAAGGATGATACGAGTATCCAAGATAATTTCCAAGCGAGTAGTTTCGAACGGGCGCGTAGTAATACGATGCCCAGTTTGAAAAGTGAGCCTGGTCCTAGCAGAGCTAGTACTACCGCCCAGCCAGAGTCTACCAGCAGTACTACCGGACAACCTTCGAGTTCAAACACATGTTCTGTTCAAGCAAGAATGTCCCCACCTTCGTGTGATGTCACCATCGATGAACTTGCCAGTTACTTCGAAGAGTTTGTTCATATCCCAAAGAAAATGTCGCACATGGCAGAAatgatgtatatttaa